Proteins from a genomic interval of Rosa chinensis cultivar Old Blush chromosome 2, RchiOBHm-V2, whole genome shotgun sequence:
- the LOC112189777 gene encoding zinc finger CCCH domain-containing protein 62, translated as MASVTQQSKHHQYLEKGEDFSESGGSDPGYDSDDSVEDPSYSTLEEIHTHFSNLSIDSKPKARMVEVLDLESDLDGEEVVVPELNQNDAKSYEHVQKMIQDEQIGKLKVEQCKLYLRKNGLRLTGNKDTLIQRIKEHLEILNGGGEKKYPASSFVLNCKGDACTGDVVMFEQNVYEMFDIASRSGRGPPCGTRIVTGRIVKESYGAAKQQHTFTIEVLWSKGVKPLPPLHPLLIKGRNLYRLKTLRQRWEDDGERQKALMEKHSRGSLARSDREARVQKKEMRETLKTNRISRKEQKNNQSQLNSASTFKSSVQPHQSCPLVYPAMLHQSFGPGNTKMGPQQLRLSTDSTKAAAQTHHSQKPATQPQDAQSGLLIVDCGKVTTQPQMKNNTVMQDRHFNQASQHLKVSNYDTVMKLHSYSEFMGLPPPPKKTYQKQSLTSVNHSLPTSPRRQKQMCRHYAQGRCYYGDNCKFSHELRELQ; from the exons ATGGCTTCTGTCACCCAGCAATCCAAACATCATCAATATCTTGAAAAGGGTGAAGATTTCTCAGAAAGCGGAGGATCCGACCCGGGATACGATTCCGATGATTCGGTTGAGGACCCGAGTTACAGCACTCTTGAAGAAATCCATACCCACTTCTCAAACCTCTCCATCGACAGTAAACCCAAGGCCCG TATGGTGGAggttcttgatcttgaatcAGACCTTGATGGGGAGGAGGTGGTTGTGCCTGAGCTTAATCAGAACGATGCTAAAAGCTATGAGCATGTCCAAAAGATGATTCAAG ACGAACAGATTGGTAAACTGAAAGTGGAGCAATGTAAGCTCTACTTGAGGAAAAATGGGTTGAGACTGACTGGCAATAAGGACACGCTCATTCAGCGGATTAAGGAGCATCTAGA GATTTTGAATGGTGGAGGTGAGAAGAAGTACCCTGCATCTAGCTTTGTTTTGAATTGCAAAG GTGATGCATGCACCGGCGATGTTGTCATGTTTGAACAAAATGTTTATGAAAT GTTTGACATAGCATCCAGGAGTGGAAGAGGCCCTCCATGTGGCACAAGGATTGTCACAGGCCGGATTGTGAAAGAAAGCTATGGTGCTGCCAAACAGCAGCACACATTTACA ATTGAAGTACTCTGGAGCAAGGGGGTGAAACCACTCCCTCCACTTCATCCCCTCCTAATCAAGGGTCGGAATCTTTACCGGTTGAAAACCTTAAGACAG AGGTGGGAAGATGACGGGGAGAGGCAGAAAGCTTTGATGGAAAAGCACTCAAGGGGATCTCTTGCTAGGTCTGACAGAGAAGCACGGGTACAAAAGAAGGAAATGAGAGAAACTCTGAAGACAAATAG GATTTCAAGAAAGGAGCAAAAAAACAATCAGTCTCAGTTGAACTCAGCCTCTACTTTTAAATCATCTGTTCAACCTCATCAATCTTGTCCACTTGTTTATCCCGCAATGCTTCATCAATCATTTGGTCCAGGAAATACAAAAATGGGACCTCAGCAGCTGCGATTGTCTACTGATTCCACTAAAGCAGCAGCTCAAACTCACCATTCACAGAAACCAGCAACTCAACCTCAAGATGCACAGTCAGGCTTATTGATTGTCGATTGTGGAAAAGTGACAACTCAACctcaaatgaaaaataatacAGTTATGCAAGATAGGCACTTCAATCAAGCTTCTCAGCACCTGAAGGTTAGCAATTATGACACAGTTATGAAATTGCATAGTTATAGTGAGTTTATGGGgttaccaccaccaccaaagaAGACTTATCAAAAACAGTCATTGACAAGCGTGAACCACTCTCTTCCGACTAGTCCACGACGACAAAAGCAGATGTGCCGTCATTATGCTCAGGGCAGATGTTATTATGGAGACAACTGCAAATTTTCCCATGAATTGAGAGAGTTACAGTGA